The sequence below is a genomic window from Thioalkalivibrio sp. ALJ12.
CCTACGAAGGCCAGCTGACCAGCCGCGTGCGCGTCGACGTACGCGAAGACACCCCGCGCTACGAACTCGCGGCCGACCTGGCCGACCTGGACATCGGCGCCCTGCTGGAAGACATGCAGGGCGATGACGCTCGGCTCATGGGCATCGGCGATCTGGAACTCGATATCGCCACTCGCGGAAACACCGTCAACGCGCTGCGCAGCGCACTGAACGGCTCCGGCTCCATGCAGTTCTCCGACGGTGCCGTTCGTGGCATCAACGTCGCCCAGGTGATCCGCCGAGCGGAGGCGCGCCTGCGCGGTGAACGGCTGGAAGAAGACGAACCCAACCAGACCGACTTCAGCGACCTGACCGGCACCTTCGACATTCGCGATGGCGTCGTGCACAACGACGACCTGGTGGCCAACTCCCCGCTCCTGCGCGTGCGTGGCGAGGGCAGCGCCGATCTTACCGATGACACCCTCGACTACCTCGTCAACACCACCATCGTGGGCACCCTCGAGGGCCAGGGCGGACGCTCCCTGGAAGACCTGAGCGGCATCCGCCTGCCGATCCGCATCTCGGGCACCTTTGGCGACCCCAGCTTTCGCCTCGACCTGGAAGACATCCTGCGCGAGCGCTTCGAGGACGATGTCCGCGACCGCCTGGGCGAAGAAGAAGAGCGCCTGCGCGATCGCCTGATGCAGCGCCTCGACGGCGATCGCAGTGACGACGCCGAAGGCGAGACGGAAGAGTCCGGCGAACGCGATCTTCGACGCGAGCTGGAACGCGGCCTGCGCGAGCGCCTGCGGTAATCGTGCCGGCGAACTCGGCATTCAAGCGGCCGGCCTTCGAGGCCGGCCGCTTCATTTCGACACCCCCGCAATGACACCCTTTGCCGAACGGCTGCTTGCCTGGTTCGCCCGGCACGGCCGCAGCGACCTCCCCTGGCAGCACCCTCGCACGCCCTATCGCGTCTGGGTCTCCGAGATCATGCTGCAACAGACGCGCGTGGAGACGGTGACCCCGTACTTCCTGCGCTTCATGGAACACTTCCCCGACGTCGAATCCCTCGCGGCCGCCGACCAGGACACGGTCCTGCATCTGTGGTCCGGCCTCGGCTACTACGCCCGCGCCCGCAACCTGCATCGCGCCGCACAACACATCGTGAGCGAGCATGGCGGAGACTTTCCGGATACGCGCGAGGCCCTGGAACAGCTCCCCGGCATCGGCCGCTCCACGGCGGCCGCGATCATCGCCCAGGCCCACGACCGGCCGGAGCCCATCCTGGACGGCAACGCCAAGCGCGTCCTCGCCCGCCACGCGGCCGTCGAAGGCTGGCCCGGCAGCCCGAGCGTCCAGCGCGAACTGTGGGCCGAGGCGGAGGCACGCACCCCGACCACCCGCTGCGCCGACTACACCCAGGCCATCATGGACCTGGGCGCCCTCCTGTGTACGCGCACGCGCCCGGACTGCCCCCAGTGCCCCGTAGCCGGCGACTGCCAGGCCCTGGCGCAAGACCGGACCGGAGAGCTGCCCGCGCCGCGCCCACGCAAGGACCTGCCCACGCGCATCCGCCACGCCGCCCACCTGCAAACCGTCCAGGGCAGCCTGCTGGTACAACGCGCGGCACAGGGCATCTGGGGCGGGCTGTACAGCCTCCCCGAGGCCGCCGCGGCGCCCGAACTCGACGAGTGGGTGCGCAGCCAGTGGCCGCAGGCCGAGGCACAAGACACCAACGGGTTGCGCCACACCTTCAGTCACTACCACCTCGATCTGCGCATCCACTGCTACCGGCTCCCGCCGAACGCGTGTGGGATCATGGAAGGCGACAGGGCGATTTGGTATAAACCCGGCACATCACGGGCGGTCGGCATCCCGGCTCCCATCCAGCGTTATCTGCACGAACACAAGGATTCCGGCAATGGCACGAACCGTTAACTGCGTGAAACTCGGTAAAGAGGCCGACGGGCTCGATTTTCCGCCCTACCCCGGCGAGATGGGCAAGAAGATCTACCTGAACGTGTCCAAGGAGGCCTGGCAGGCCTGGCTCGGCCACCAGACCATGCTGATCAACGAATACCGCCTGACCCCGGTCGACCCCAAGGCGCGCAAGTTCCTGGAAGAGGAAATGGAAAAGTTCCTGTTCGGCGATGGTTCGGAAAAGCCGGAAGGCTTCGTCGACCCGAACCAGTCCTGATTCCCGGCGGTTCGGCGGCGATTGCTTGACGTAGCCGCCACGGACCGCTTTAATACCGCCCTTCGCCCGAAGGGCGAATCCCTCCGAGAAATGGCCGGGTAGCTCAGTCGGTAGAGCAGGGGATTGAAAATCCCCGTGTCGGCGGTTCGATT
It includes:
- the mutY gene encoding A/G-specific adenine glycosylase; this encodes MTPFAERLLAWFARHGRSDLPWQHPRTPYRVWVSEIMLQQTRVETVTPYFLRFMEHFPDVESLAAADQDTVLHLWSGLGYYARARNLHRAAQHIVSEHGGDFPDTREALEQLPGIGRSTAAAIIAQAHDRPEPILDGNAKRVLARHAAVEGWPGSPSVQRELWAEAEARTPTTRCADYTQAIMDLGALLCTRTRPDCPQCPVAGDCQALAQDRTGELPAPRPRKDLPTRIRHAAHLQTVQGSLLVQRAAQGIWGGLYSLPEAAAAPELDEWVRSQWPQAEAQDTNGLRHTFSHYHLDLRIHCYRLPPNACGIMEGDRAIWYKPGTSRAVGIPAPIQRYLHEHKDSGNGTNR
- a CDS encoding oxidative damage protection protein — its product is MARTVNCVKLGKEADGLDFPPYPGEMGKKIYLNVSKEAWQAWLGHQTMLINEYRLTPVDPKARKFLEEEMEKFLFGDGSEKPEGFVDPNQS